The Halomonas elongata DSM 2581 DNA segment GCGCTCCCAGCCAGTCGTCCAGGGTGGCGCGGGTGAGCTCGCCGACGTGCTGGGTCACGCCGCGACCTTCGGCGTCGAACAACAGCGTGGTGGGCAGGCCCGGTGAGGCGCTCTCGACCATCAGCTGCTGGCGAGGATCGAGCAGGGCATGGCTGAATTCGAGGCCCTGTTCGTCGAGATATCGCACCACCGGCAGCAGGTCTTCGCCCTGGTTGACCACTACCACGGTGACGTCCTCGCGGTCGTCGACCTCATCGAGCAACGGCATCTCCCGTCGACAGGGCGGACACCAGGTGGCCCAGAGGTTGATCAGCACATGCTCGCCGCTCAGGGAGGAAAGCTCGACACTTTCTCCCTCGAGATTCTCCAGGGTGATGTCGGGCAACTGGCGCAGGGCCATGCCGCCGCCCAGCGGTGCCAGCGCCATCAGGGCCAGCCACAGCAGCGAAGCGCCGATGGTCAGTCCCGTGGCACCGAGCAGGGCTCCGAGACGGTCGCGCAGTGACCACAGCGTCCAGGCCAGTGCCGCCAGCAGTCCCACCACGCCCTGGAAGCCGGGCTGCCAGAGCTTGAGGATATCCAGTGGCGCCTCGGCATAGGCCGCCGGATGCAGGGCGACATGACCGAGCCTGGCCGCCACCAGCCAGACGATGAGCAGGCCATTGAACCATCGCACGTGTCGCTGCCGGGGCAGGCCGAGAAGGAAGGCGCTGAGGGCCAGCAGCAACAGGGTGACGGCAAGAGCGTAGAGGCGTGGCAGGGGGAGCAGCACGGGCCCCAGGGCGATGGCATCCATGGCGTGGTTCGGGCTTCCGGGTCAAGGGTCGGCGCGCCGCGCCAGACCGGGTTACACTTGGCGGATTCGTTTTGCCAAGCCTACTGCCGGTGGGCAGGGCTGTCATCCAGCGGGAGCACTCATGGCACAACCGGCCTTCGACACCCTTCGCGCCCTGGCCATTGCCAGCCAGGCCCTGGGCTTCATCCTCATCATCACCCTGGAGACCGTGATGGGTGACGCGGCCCGCCCCTGGCAGGGCTGGACGCTGGCGGCCATGGTGGTGGCCGCCCTGTGGATCGCCCTGGTGCGGCTGTATCGGCGCAACAAGGCTCGCAAGCGGCGTGATATGTCGTGATCAGGCGTTGAGCCCTCACGCATGCAGTGGCAGGTAGACGTGCTCGTAGCCGATCGAGCCTGCCACGCCGATCAACAGGAGCGCCATGACCCGGTTGAGGGCCTTGAAGACGCGCGGATCCCCGAGGCGCCGGCCGGCCAGGAAGCCTGCCAGGGCATAGCTGCCGGGGGCGCCGGAAGCGAGTACCGCAAGGCCCAGGGAGGCGAACAGCAGTGCAGGCCCTTCGATGCCGGCGTGGGGAAACTGGAGGGTCGCGATGGGCAGGGTCGCCAGCAGCCCCTTGGGATTCATCAACTGCATGGCCAGGCCATCGCGAAAGCGCAGTCGGGTGCCCTGTGTCGCTCCGTCGATGTTGACCTCGGCTCGCATGACCTTGAGGGCCAGGTAGGCGATGTAGAGGCAGCCCAGGGCGCTGATCACCATCAGGCCGTCGCCGCGCACCCAGCGCGCGCCCACCCAGCCGAACAGCAATAACAGCAGCAGCATGGCCGTGCCGACGCCGGCGAAGAAGCCCAGCGACGAGGCAAAGCGGCCATTCAGGCCGGAATTCAGGGCAAACAGGTTCACTGGCCCAGGCGTGTACATCACGCCAATGGCATAGGCGAGGATCTCGATCATGATGGGGTCCCGGTCAGACGATGACGTTGCGCTGGTATTGTCTCGGCGTCATGCCGTAGATGCGCTTGAAGCGACGGTTGAAATGACTCAGGTCGGCGAAGCCGTAGCGGCCGACCACGTCGTTGAGCTCGTGGCCTGCATCGAGGGCCGAGCGGGCGGCGTTGACGCGACAGTTGAGCACGTACTGGTGCGGGGTGATGCCGAACTGGCGACGGAATAGCCGCAGGAAGTGATACTTGGAGAGGTGGGCCGCCTGGCTGATCTCCTCGAGGGAAAGATCGTGCTCGGCATGGGCATGGATGAATGCCTTCGCCCGCTCCAGCAGCTTGTCGGTGCGCCCCGTCGACACTTCCTCATCCAGGTTGCCGGTCCGCTGGATAAGCCGGGCGGCGATCCGGTAGAGCGCGTACTCCTGATCGATGCGGCTGCCCGTGTCGGTATCGATTCGCCGCGCGAGGTCGAGGATCTCGCCACGCAGGGTGTCGTCGTGGAGCAATGTCTCGGTGGCGCGAAACTGGCTGGCGCTCTCGCGGCCTGCTGCGCTGGCGAACAGCGGCGCGAGCTGGGCCGGATCTGCATAGAGCATCACATAGTCGAGGGTCGCGTCGCTCCCTGCCTGGCCGTCGTGGACCTCGTCCGGATTGAGTTCGATGACGGTGCCGGGACGACTGCGATGATATTCGCCGCTGCTGAAGAAGTCCTGGCGTCCGGCCAGGGTCACGCCGAAGGCATATTCCTCGTGGGCGTGGCGATCGTAGCTGAAGTCGCTCATTGCGGCGCGCAGCATGGTGAGCCCCGGCACATGCCGGCTTCTGGTGAAGCGGAATTGGCTCCGTTGCGTCAAGGTCGCACCTCCTCGGGCGGCGTCTGTGCCCTTTACGCCACCACTCTAGCGTCACTCGTCCGCCAGGGCTTGGACAGAATTGCGCAACTCACGACGATTGTTCCGCGAACCGGAAGCCGCCGGGGCAGTGGCGTCAGGGACGAAGCGACGACCGGTCGAGATCCTGTGGCCTGTCGACATCGCGCAGTACGCCGGGGTCGTCGACGGGCAGGTGATGGCAACGTTCGCGATGGCGTACGAGCAGCTCGTGTGCGCCTTGGTCGCCGGTGAGATTCGACAGTTCGGGCCAGAAGGTGCGGCCGAACAGCACCGGATGGCCCGGTTGACCATCATGGGTGGGGCGAAGGATGGTGTCATCGCGGGCCTGGGTGAGCAGCGCCTCGCTGGTGGCCGGTGCGATCCAGGGCATGTCGCCGAGCCAGATCGCCAGGGCGCGGCAATGCGCCAGTTCCGGATCGAGGCAGGCGGTGCGAACGGCATGACCAAGGCTGGTGCCGAGGCCCTCCCGGATGCTGGAAGGTACGCGCCAGTACGGCACCGATGGCGACAGCCCCAGGGAGGCCGGGCCTTCGCCTTCACGCAGGATCAGGCGTTGGAGAGGGTAGGTGCGCGAGACCGACTCCCGGGTGGCCGCCAGCAAGGGGCGGCCATCGGCGAGGCGGGCGGTGCGCTTGTCACGGCCGAAACGGCGGGAGCGACCGGCGGCCAGCACCAGGACCACCACATCATCGGCCGTCATGGCTGGCGCCCCCGCTGCACGCGGAGGATATCGGCCATGACGGCCAGGGCAATCTCGGCGGGCGTCTTGCTGCCGAGGTCGAGCCCGATGGGCATGTGCAGGCGATCGATCTGCGCCTCGTCGAGGCCGCCGGAGCGGCGCAGGCGCTCGGCCCGGGCCTCGGAGGTGCGGTGCGAGCCCATCACGCCGATGTAGAAGGCCGGTGTTCTGACTGCCTCGATCATCGCCAGGTCGTCGATGCGCGGGTCATGGGTCAAGGCCACCACTGCCGTACCGTCATGGCTGGCCTCGGGAATCAGGCTGGATGGCAGCCGCTGGACGACCTGAACGCCCTCGATGTCGAAGGTCCGGCAGGCTTCTTCCCGTGGGTCGCAGACGATGACCTCGAAGTCCAGTGCTCGAGCGAACTCGGCGCAGAAACGCGCCACCGGCGAGATGCCGGCGATGATCAGTCGATGCGTCGGAGCCAGGCGTAGCCGTACGTGGTCGTGGGTGCGTTCGACACGCGGCCCCAGGCCGTCGTCATCGAGCAGGCGGGTAGCTCCGTCGTCCAAGGCCACCTCGCGAAGGCGTGGCGGAGCGCCGCGCAGGATATCGCGCATGGCGGCGAGCAAGGTCGTGCTGGCCTCGCCGGCCGGAAAGCGCTCGACCAATACCTCCAGCACACCGCCACAGGGCAGTTGCAGGCCTTGCTCGCCATTAGCGCCGTAGCTCACCAGGCGCGGCGCGGCATCGAATTCGCCGCTGGCCAGGCGGGTCAGGAAGTCGTCCTCGACGCAGCCACCGGACAGCGACCCGACGTGTTGGCCATCGCGGGTGGCGGCAAGCAGTGCGCCGGGCGGACGGGGCGACGAGCCGAAGGTTGCCAGCACGGTGCACAGCCAGACGTCGTGACCCTGGCGTGCCCATGACAGGGCGCTTTCCAGGGTGGCGAGATCAAGGGGCGGCATGGGCGCTGTCCTCGCGCAGGTCTGCGACGTCCTCGGGGGCGATATCGCCTGGTCGGCCACCCCAGGTTTCACGCAGGTAATTACCCAGGTCGGCGAGTTCGGCGTCGCTCAGATGAGCGGCGAAACCGGGCATTTCCTGCATGCGGGCGAAGCCGGGAAAGTCGCGGGCTTCAATACCGTCGAGCATCACCCTGAGTAGATTGGTGGGATTCTCGAGGCGCAGGGTGGTGTTGCCGTTCATGGCCACCGCGACCTGCGGCTTGCCCTGGCCATCGCCGCCGTGACAGCCGGCGCAGGTGTCGAGATAGGACTGGCGCCCGCGACGAGCGGAGTCGCTCAGGGCCTCCAGGGGACGGGGCTCGATGCGCCTGGCCTCGGGCGGTGTGTCGCCGAGCAGGTAGGTCGCCATGGCCGAGAGATCTTCGTCGGTCAGGTACTGGGTGCTGTGATGCATCACCGGAAACATCTCGTTGAACACCGAGCCCTGCGGGCTCATGCCGTTCTTGAGGAAGTGTGCGAGATCGTCGCGGTTCCAGCCGCGCTCGGCCAGTGCCTCGGCCTCGAGGCTGGGCGCGCGGTAGCCGGCCAGGCTACCGCCCTCCAGGTGGCGGTCGAGATCCATGGCGCCCGTCCAGCTGCGGGGCGTATGGCATTCCCCGCAATGCCCCATCGCCTCGACCAGGTATTGCCCGCGTTGCCAGGCGGAGCTCTGTGACGACGATGCGTCCGGCTCAAGGGCATCGGCGTAGATCAGGTTCCAGAATGCCACCCCCCAGCGCTGGTTGTAGGGAAAGGAGAGGTCGGTCTCGGGCGCCGCACGGGCAATCGGCTCGCGGCTCATCAGGAAGGCATAGATGGCGTCGGCATCCTCGCGACGCATCAGGTGATAGGACGTGTAGGGCATCGCCGGATAGAGCTGTCGCCCACTCGGTGTCTCGCCCTCGGTCAAGGCATGATAGAAGTCATCGGCACTGTATTCGCCGATGCCATAATCCGGGTCGGGCGTGATGTTGGTGCCGTAGATGGTGCCGAAGGGCGAGGCGATGGGCACGCCGCCGGCGAAGGGGGCGCCTCCCTCGGCGGTGTGACAGGCCGCGCAGTCGGCGGTGCGCGCCAGATAGCGGCCGCGCTCGATGAGCGATTCATCGTCGGCCGCCTGGGCTGTCAGACCGGGCACCAGCAGTATTCCGATCAGTAAGCGTCGCATTCAGCCCTCCTTGACCAGTCCGAGTTCCTCGATGGCCGCCTTGGCGGCCTGGTAATAACGCACATAGCCGGTGCAGCGGCAGATATGATGGCCCAGCGCCTGGTCGATGGTGGCCTCGAGATCGGCGCGCGCCACCGGCTCGCGCTCCAGGCGTTCCACCAGCACCGTGGCGGCATTGACGAACCCGGGCGCGCAGTAGCTGCACTGAAAGGCGAAATGATCGACGAACTTCCGCTGGATCGGGTTCAGGGCGACGACGTCGCCATCATCGCCGTGTTCTGCGTGTCCCTCGATGGTGCGGATGCGCTTGCCGTGAAAGAAGTGGGCGCCGGTGATGCAGATGCGCATCTCCTCGCTGGTGCCGTCGTCGTGATCGAGGATCACCACGCAAGCACGGCAGATGCCCTGACCGCAGCCGAGCCGCGAACCGGTGAGGCCCTGATATTCGTGAAGAAAGTCGATCATCATCAGATCGTCCGGCACCTCCACGGGGCCGACGGCCTGGCCGTTGATCGTCAGACGCAGGGGGCGGGTGGAAAGCTCAGCCATGGAGGGCCTCCTTGATGCGTTCGGGCGTCACGGGCAGGTCACGGAATCGTTGGCCGGTGGCGTGGGCCAGGGCATTCACGATGGCGCCGACGATGGGGATCATCACCACCTCTCCCATGCCCTTGGCGGGGTCGGTATCGGAGAGTGGCGGCAGGATTTCGCTGCCCTGCTTCCAGACCGCGCAATGGCGAGCCAGGGGAAGCTGGTAGCGATTGAAGTTCCAGGTGCCGTTGCCGGGCCCGTCTTCGTAGAGCGGCATCTCTTCGAGCAGGGCGTGGCCGATGCCCATGGCGATGCCGCCTTCGAGCTGGCCCTTGACCAGTTCGGGGACGATCGGCTTGCCGCACTCCACCCAGGAGTAGTGTTCGAGGATCTCGACCTCGCCGCTGCCCTTGTTGACACGGAGGTCGACCAAGGTGGCGACCGGGCTGTAATAGGTGACGTGGGCGTTGTTGAGCTGTACGTCGGGATAGCGCACGTCGCGCCGGTCGAGCAGGTGATAGTCGTCGTCGCCGTACTTCACTGCCACGGCGTCGAGGGGCAGGCGTGGAGTCTCGTCGCCCAGCGGAAACTCGGCACTGGCCCAGCTCCAGCGGTTGAAGGCATGCACGCTGGCGGCGGTGACCAGGCCCATTTCGTGCGCCTTGGCGGCCAGTTTCGCCAGGGGAATCGGCGTCATGCCGCTGGCGGTGAGGTGCCCTTCGACCCAGCGGGCGTCCTCGAGGCGTACCACATAGGGATTGGCCTGGCCTCCGTAGATGCCCTGCCCCCAGATCGACAGCGCCGCGGGCCATAGCCCATGTCGGAATACCAGGCGTGCCGCCTCACGCGTGGCGTGACTGGAGTAATAGGCCGAGTTGGACGCCGAGGAGGGCGAAGCGAGCCGAGGTGTCCAGCGCGGATTGCGGCTCAGGCGATCCTGTTCGGCCTGCTGCATGGTATAGGGATTGCCGCTGGTCTCGAGCGCCAGCTCCGGCCAGTCGGTTTCGCCGGTCTTGATGTCGTCGGCCGGCCGACCGAGGAAGTCGACCACATTCATGGCCTGGGATGTGGCGGTGCCGGTTCCCATGTCGATGGCGATCTGGCGCAGCCGGATGCGCCCCTCGGCATCGATCTCGACGCTGGCCATGGGCGCCTCGGCGCCGGTGCCGAAATCCTTGTGGCTGATCGCGAAACCGGTGCCGTAGAGGTGGTCGGGATCCTCGGCCTGGCGTTTGTCGCGGCGCTCGGTGCGTTCCTTCCAGAGGGGATGGAGCTTGGCCTTGTCGAGCATCTCACCGACCCGGATGGCGCCACCGGGGATCGCCCCCTGGGTGTTCTTCATGCCGGCCTCGAGCACATTGGCGCGGCGTAGCTCGATGGGGTCGACGTCGAGGCGCTCGGCAAGTTCATCGACCATCATCTCGGTGGCGGCCATGGTCTGCAGGGTGCCGTAGCCTCGCATCGAGCCGGCTTCCACGGCCCGGGAGGGGTAAGCGGTGGTGGCCAGATCGCTGCGTGGCAGGTAGTAGACCGACTGGGCGGCAGTGGCGCCGACCGCTGCCACCGAGGCGCTGTAGTTGGCTCGACCGCCGCCGTTGACGTCCATGTGGGCGCGGAAGATCTGGAACTTCAGGGAGTCCCGGTCCACCGCCAGGCGATAATCCATATCGAAGGGGTGACGCTTGATGCCGCTCTGGAACTGCTCGAAGCGATCATTGGCCAGGCGCACCGGGTGACCGTCGCCATACAGGGCGGCGATCACCGCATAGTAGACGAAGATATTGTGGTCCTTGGAACCGTAGCCCACGGTGTAGCCCGGGTGGACATTGAGGTGGCGGACGTCGAAGCGCGAGCCCTCGAGCATGCGTGCTGTCTCGTGGGCCGACTCGAAGGGGCACTGGGTGGCGACCACGAAATTCAGGGTGCCGGTGTCGGGGTCGAGCCAGCCGTTGCCATTGTCCGGCTCCAGTGCGGCCGGCTCGATGTAGGGCGTGGTGTAGCGCGCCTGGAAGACTTCCCAGTTGTCGGGCGGATCGTCCAGCGTGTCCTGCATGCGTCGGGCGTGATAGACCCCCTGTTCGCCGATGTCGCCATTGAGGCTGGGATCGTCGGGCCACACCGGGCGGCGATTCTTGATGGTGGGAAAGAGGTCGCTGTCCTTGAGGCTGGAGAAGACGTCCGGGTCGTAGGGCGTTTCTCCGCCGACACGCACGTAGCGGAAACTCCCGTAGGGCGGGCGCTCGACCTCGCCGGTCTTGGCGCCGTAATGGATCAGGTCGTCACGGAACTGCAGGGCGTTCTTGGCCGCACGGTAGCGTGCAAAATCATGCCAGATCAGTATGGCTACCGGATGGCCGAGAAAAAGCGGCGTCTTGCCCTCGGGCAGGAGCGGATCCGGGCCATGGCTTTCCGGGAATCCGACCCCGTCCTGCTCGAGGTCGGCGGAAGTGACGATGCGATCCGGTTGCAGGCCGTCGTCCAGCAGGGAGAGGTCGAAGCCCTGGTAAGTGCGGTCGGCACGGGTCGCCTTGAGCAGCATGGCGTGGCTCTGCTGCTGTGGCCAGCCTGGCATGTCCCGGGCACGAATGTCGCGGGCGAAGACCTTGGCACCGCTGACCTTGCTGATGGCGTCGATGCGAAAGTGTGCCCCCGAGGGGGAGGCCCACTGGTCGCGAGCGGCAGTGACACGGGGCTCGAAGAGCGCCGCGAAGGCGCGACTGCCCAAGGGCGCGACGGTAATGCCGATACCGGTGGCGCTGCCTTTCAGGAAGGCGCGACGCGAGAGGCGAGGGTACTTCATGGTCGTCCCCATTGCGGTGGCTGGACACGGTGCTTGACGGTGTTATGTCGTTATCTTGGCCATAGTACTTGGTAGCAGACTAATTGACCAGTTGGACAGTTTTTGGGCGAGCCCGCAATGCCCTTGCCGGGTGGCCGGTGATGCTGTCCATGAAATGAGCGTAGGGAAGGACATGACTCGCCCGCAAATCGGCGACGAGACAAAGTAGGGGATCTCTGGTCGAGGTGAGCGAGGACGGCGTCGGCAAGACTGGCCTGACGCCTTGGAGCTGGATGCCTGGATGATGGCTGCGCGCCGCTGCGGGTAGCGGCGCGCGGGAGCTTACTGGTCCCAGTCGGGGGCGATCTCGGGGTTGGCGATGCGTTCACCACGATCGAGGGTGGCGATTTCGGCCATTTCCTCGTCGCTCAGGGTGATGTCCAGGGCCTCGATATTGCGCCTGAGGTTGGTCTCCTTGGTGGAGGACGGGAAGGTGACGATATCCAGTTGATTCAGCCAGGCGATGGCCACCTGCGCCGGTGTGGCGTCATGGGCCTCGGCGATGCGCTGCAGGGTCGGATCCTCCATCACCTTGCCCACGGCCAATGGCATGAAGGCCGTCACGGCGATGTCATGACGCTTGCAGTGCGCCACCAGGTCGCGGTTCTGCAGGAAGGGATGCACCTCGATCTGGTTGGTCAGCAAGGCACCGGCGCCGAGGATGTCCACGGCCTGGTCGATCTGCGCCCGGGTGAAGTTGGAAACGCCGATATGGCGGGTCTTGCCGGCCTGCTGGACTTCGCTCAGGGCCGTCAGATAGTCGGCCATCGGCACCTCGTCGCCGGGCGAGGGCCAGTGGATCAGCAGCAGATCGACATACTCGGTACCGAGCTTCTCCAGGCTCTCGTCGACGCTGGCCTTGAGATCCGCCGGCTGCAGGCGGTCGAACCAGACCTTGGTGGTCAGAAAGATTTCCTCGCGGGGCACCTCGCTGGCGGCGATGGCGGCGCCGACATCGGCCTCGTTGTCGTAGAACTGCGCCGTGTCGATATGGCGATAACCCAGCTTCAGGGCAGTGTCGATGACGCGCCTCACGGTGTCGCCTTCCAGGCGATAGGTGCCGAGGCCGGGATTGGGCAGGGTCTGTTGGGTACTCATGTGCTCTCCGTGCTGTGGGATGTCGCCTTGAGTGTTTCGGTGTATCTGGCAAGCGCCGGCGCATGAGGCAGCGCCGGCGCAATGCTTAATCGCTTAAAAGATTAGATGATTCATGATGTGTTTGCGCACTGTTACCCATATGGGGCGGGTGCTCCGGGCCATCAAGGGGGGAAGACCTGCGTGCATCCAGCGCGCCCGACCAGCGTGTTGCGATCAAGGCCAGCACGACGATCAGCGCGCCGATCCAGGCGGTATCGGTCAGTGACATGGCATCCACGACCCGGCCGCCGATGACCGAGCCCAGTGCGATGCCGATGTTGAAGGCGGCGATGTTGAGCCCCGAGGCTACATCGACGCTCTCCGGCACATGGCGTTCGGCCAGTTGCACCACGTAGACCTGCAGGCCGGGCACGTTGCCGAAGGCGAAGGCACCCCATACCAGGATCGTCAAGACGGCCGCGATGGGGTGGCCGGCGGTCACGCTGAAGATCAGCAGCAGGCTGGCGAGGCCACCGAAGAT contains these protein-coding regions:
- a CDS encoding LysE family translocator: MIEILAYAIGVMYTPGPVNLFALNSGLNGRFASSLGFFAGVGTAMLLLLLLFGWVGARWVRGDGLMVISALGCLYIAYLALKVMRAEVNIDGATQGTRLRFRDGLAMQLMNPKGLLATLPIATLQFPHAGIEGPALLFASLGLAVLASGAPGSYALAGFLAGRRLGDPRVFKALNRVMALLLIGVAGSIGYEHVYLPLHA
- a CDS encoding AraC family transcriptional regulator, with protein sequence MTQRSQFRFTRSRHVPGLTMLRAAMSDFSYDRHAHEEYAFGVTLAGRQDFFSSGEYHRSRPGTVIELNPDEVHDGQAGSDATLDYVMLYADPAQLAPLFASAAGRESASQFRATETLLHDDTLRGEILDLARRIDTDTGSRIDQEYALYRIAARLIQRTGNLDEEVSTGRTDKLLERAKAFIHAHAEHDLSLEEISQAAHLSKYHFLRLFRRQFGITPHQYVLNCRVNAARSALDAGHELNDVVGRYGFADLSHFNRRFKRIYGMTPRQYQRNVIV
- a CDS encoding nucleotidyltransferase family protein yields the protein MTADDVVVLVLAAGRSRRFGRDKRTARLADGRPLLAATRESVSRTYPLQRLILREGEGPASLGLSPSVPYWRVPSSIREGLGTSLGHAVRTACLDPELAHCRALAIWLGDMPWIAPATSEALLTQARDDTILRPTHDGQPGHPVLFGRTFWPELSNLTGDQGAHELLVRHRERCHHLPVDDPGVLRDVDRPQDLDRSSLRP
- a CDS encoding cytochrome c, which codes for MRRLLIGILLVPGLTAQAADDESLIERGRYLARTADCAACHTAEGGAPFAGGVPIASPFGTIYGTNITPDPDYGIGEYSADDFYHALTEGETPSGRQLYPAMPYTSYHLMRREDADAIYAFLMSREPIARAAPETDLSFPYNQRWGVAFWNLIYADALEPDASSSQSSAWQRGQYLVEAMGHCGECHTPRSWTGAMDLDRHLEGGSLAGYRAPSLEAEALAERGWNRDDLAHFLKNGMSPQGSVFNEMFPVMHHSTQYLTDEDLSAMATYLLGDTPPEARRIEPRPLEALSDSARRGRQSYLDTCAGCHGGDGQGKPQVAVAMNGNTTLRLENPTNLLRVMLDGIEARDFPGFARMQEMPGFAAHLSDAELADLGNYLRETWGGRPGDIAPEDVADLREDSAHAAP
- a CDS encoding (2Fe-2S)-binding protein, which produces MAELSTRPLRLTINGQAVGPVEVPDDLMMIDFLHEYQGLTGSRLGCGQGICRACVVILDHDDGTSEEMRICITGAHFFHGKRIRTIEGHAEHGDDGDVVALNPIQRKFVDHFAFQCSYCAPGFVNAATVLVERLEREPVARADLEATIDQALGHHICRCTGYVRYYQAAKAAIEELGLVKEG
- a CDS encoding TlpA disulfide reductase family protein, whose amino-acid sequence is MDAIALGPVLLPLPRLYALAVTLLLLALSAFLLGLPRQRHVRWFNGLLIVWLVAARLGHVALHPAAYAEAPLDILKLWQPGFQGVVGLLAALAWTLWSLRDRLGALLGATGLTIGASLLWLALMALAPLGGGMALRQLPDITLENLEGESVELSSLSGEHVLINLWATWCPPCRREMPLLDEVDDREDVTVVVVNQGEDLLPVVRYLDEQGLEFSHALLDPRQQLMVESASPGLPTTLLFDAEGRGVTQHVGELTRATLDDWLGAR
- the dkgB gene encoding 2,5-didehydrogluconate reductase DkgB; this translates as MSTQQTLPNPGLGTYRLEGDTVRRVIDTALKLGYRHIDTAQFYDNEADVGAAIAASEVPREEIFLTTKVWFDRLQPADLKASVDESLEKLGTEYVDLLLIHWPSPGDEVPMADYLTALSEVQQAGKTRHIGVSNFTRAQIDQAVDILGAGALLTNQIEVHPFLQNRDLVAHCKRHDIAVTAFMPLAVGKVMEDPTLQRIAEAHDATPAQVAIAWLNQLDIVTFPSSTKETNLRRNIEALDITLSDEEMAEIATLDRGERIANPEIAPDWDQ
- a CDS encoding XdhC family protein, with amino-acid sequence MPPLDLATLESALSWARQGHDVWLCTVLATFGSSPRPPGALLAATRDGQHVGSLSGGCVEDDFLTRLASGEFDAAPRLVSYGANGEQGLQLPCGGVLEVLVERFPAGEASTTLLAAMRDILRGAPPRLREVALDDGATRLLDDDGLGPRVERTHDHVRLRLAPTHRLIIAGISPVARFCAEFARALDFEVIVCDPREEACRTFDIEGVQVVQRLPSSLIPEASHDGTAVVALTHDPRIDDLAMIEAVRTPAFYIGVMGSHRTSEARAERLRRSGGLDEAQIDRLHMPIGLDLGSKTPAEIALAVMADILRVQRGRQP
- a CDS encoding xanthine dehydrogenase family protein molybdopterin-binding subunit translates to MKYPRLSRRAFLKGSATGIGITVAPLGSRAFAALFEPRVTAARDQWASPSGAHFRIDAISKVSGAKVFARDIRARDMPGWPQQQSHAMLLKATRADRTYQGFDLSLLDDGLQPDRIVTSADLEQDGVGFPESHGPDPLLPEGKTPLFLGHPVAILIWHDFARYRAAKNALQFRDDLIHYGAKTGEVERPPYGSFRYVRVGGETPYDPDVFSSLKDSDLFPTIKNRRPVWPDDPSLNGDIGEQGVYHARRMQDTLDDPPDNWEVFQARYTTPYIEPAALEPDNGNGWLDPDTGTLNFVVATQCPFESAHETARMLEGSRFDVRHLNVHPGYTVGYGSKDHNIFVYYAVIAALYGDGHPVRLANDRFEQFQSGIKRHPFDMDYRLAVDRDSLKFQIFRAHMDVNGGGRANYSASVAAVGATAAQSVYYLPRSDLATTAYPSRAVEAGSMRGYGTLQTMAATEMMVDELAERLDVDPIELRRANVLEAGMKNTQGAIPGGAIRVGEMLDKAKLHPLWKERTERRDKRQAEDPDHLYGTGFAISHKDFGTGAEAPMASVEIDAEGRIRLRQIAIDMGTGTATSQAMNVVDFLGRPADDIKTGETDWPELALETSGNPYTMQQAEQDRLSRNPRWTPRLASPSSASNSAYYSSHATREAARLVFRHGLWPAALSIWGQGIYGGQANPYVVRLEDARWVEGHLTASGMTPIPLAKLAAKAHEMGLVTAASVHAFNRWSWASAEFPLGDETPRLPLDAVAVKYGDDDYHLLDRRDVRYPDVQLNNAHVTYYSPVATLVDLRVNKGSGEVEILEHYSWVECGKPIVPELVKGQLEGGIAMGIGHALLEEMPLYEDGPGNGTWNFNRYQLPLARHCAVWKQGSEILPPLSDTDPAKGMGEVVMIPIVGAIVNALAHATGQRFRDLPVTPERIKEALHG